A stretch of DNA from Erwinia aphidicola:
CCGCGCCAGAACTGACGGAGTACCAGCCGATCTTCTTCAGCAGCGACGAGTGGCAGTTTATTCTCGCCGCCTGCGACAGCCTGATCCCCGCCGGCGGCAAGGGCAAAGCACCCGGCGCGCTGGAAACCAACGTCCCGATCTTTATCGATCAGCAGATCCACGGCGATTCTGGCGATGAAATCTATATGAAAGGGCCGTTTGATGCGCACGCCCCGGCCACCATGGGGTATCAGATCCCGTTTCGTCCTCAGCAGATCTACAAAACCGGCATCAAACTGGCCAATCAGTGGTGCCAGCAGAACCACCAGAAACCCTTCCATCAGCTGTCTGCGCAGGATAAAGACAGCGTCCTGACCCAACTGCAAAAAAACGATATTAAGTTTGCCGACCTTGGTGAGCCGGACCTGAAGGCGTCGCAGTTCTTCAGCGGGCTGCTGGCCGATACCAAGCACGGTTATCTCTCCGACCCGATGTACGGGGGTAATAAAGGGATGAAGGCGTGGATCGCCATCGGCTTCCCCGGCGCGCGCGCCAGCTACCTAGAATGGGTGAAGCAGCACAACGTCCCGTATCCACTCGGCCCGATCAGCATCAAGGGCGAGCGCGCCTGAGTCCGCTGTTACTTTTTTCGTTTTTTATCAATGACAGCCAAAAGATTTCGCGTTGCGGCAAGGCGGCAACTTAACGAACCCCCTGAAGCTTACAGAAGTCAGTGAACAGGGTGAATAAAGGCAGCCCACACGGCTGCAACGCGATAGATGAAGGGTTGATAGGGTTAATTATGTCTCAAATCAATAAAGAAGAAGTCGACGTCGTTGTCGTCGGCCTGGGATGGGCTGGCTCGCTGATGAGCATTGAGCTGGCGATGGCTGGCCTGAAGGTGCGGGCGCTGGAGCGCGGTGCCGATCGCGGCTATGAAGAGTTCGCTTACCCGAAACCGGCGGATGAGTACGCCTACGCGGTGCGTAACAAAGTGATGGCGACCACCGCCGAAGCGGCCGTCACCGTACGTTACAACATGAGCCAGACCGCGCTGCCGACGCGCAAATGGGGCGCATTCTGTCCGGGTAACGGCGTCGGGGGTTCTGGCCTGCACTGGACGGCGGTGCTGATCCGCCCAACGCCAACCGACCTGAAGCTGAAAACCTATGCTGACCAGGCTTACGGCCCGGGCGTGCTGCAGGACGATATGCGTATTATGGACTTCCCGTTCAGTTGGGAAGAGATCGAACCCTATTACGAAAAATTTGAGATGATCTGCGGCCAGTCCGGCACTACCGGCAACCTGCGCGGCCAGATACTGGAAGGCGGCGACCCGTTTGAAGGCCCGCGTGCTAACCCCATGCCGCTACCGGCGCTGGAAGACACGCTGAACAACACCCTGTTTGTGAAAGCGGCAAAGAAGCTCGGCTACCATCCGTTCCCGAACCCGTCGGCCTGCGTATCTCGCGCCTGGACCAACCCGTACGGTAACCAGATCGCCCCCTGTAACTACTGTGGCTACTGCAGTAAGTATCCGTGCCTTAACTATTCAAAAGCCTCACCGCAGACCGCCGTGATGGACGCGCTGAAGCGCATGGATAACTTCTCCTATGAAGTGCATGCCAACGTGATGAAAGTGGTGCTGCACGACGATAAGAAGACCGCCAAAGGCGTGATCTATATTGATAAAGACGGCAACGAATGCTTCCAGCCGGCGAAAATCGTGGTGCTGAGCAGCTTCCAGTTCTGCAACGTGCGCCTGATGCTGCTGTCCGGCATCGGCAAGCCGTATAACCCGATCACTGAAGACGGTGTGGTCGGGCGCAACTACGCTTTCCTCAGTAACGGCGGCGCGACGCTGTTCTTTAAAGATCAGAACTTCAACCCGTTTGCCACCGCCGGTGCGACCGGGCAGATGTTTAACGATATCTCTCCGGGTAACTTCGACGGTCCTGGCCTCGGTTTTATCGGCGGCGCAAAGATCCACAGCTCGCAGGCTACCGGTACGCCCATCAGCACCGCACTGCCGAAAGGCACTCCGAGCTGGGGCGCCGGCTGGAAAGAGGGGATGGAAGAGTGGTACGGCCATTCGATGAAGATCAGCATCACCACCACCTGCATGTCGTATCGCGATATCTATCTCGATCTCGATCCGAACTACACCGATGATTACGGCTACCCGCTGCTGCGCATGACCTTCGACTGGAAGCAGAACGAACTGAAACTGCAGCAGCACCTGAAGGGTATCGTCAGCAACATCACTAAAGAGCTGAACCCGGACAGCTTCAGCGAAAGCTTCCTGCCAATGGACGCACACTTCGACCTGACCAAATACGTCTCGACGCACAACGTCGGCGGCGCGGTGATGGGCGACAACCCGCAGACCTCCGCGCTGAACAAGTATCTGCAGAGCTGGGATGTGCATAACGTCTTTGTGCCGGGCGGTAACGCCTTCCCGCAGAACTTCCAGGCGAACCCGACTGACACCATCGGTGCTATCACCCTGATGGCGGCCCAGGCGATTAAAGATATTTACCTGAAAAACCCCGGCCCGATGGTTCAGGCATAAGGAGATGACGATGATGAACTTCAAACGTTTACTGCTTGCCAATGCCGTGCTGCTGGCGGCGACTTTTGCGGCTTCGGCTCAGGCCGATGACAGCCTGGTAAAGCAGGGGGAGTACATTTCCCGCCTTGGCGACTGCGGCGCGTGCCACACTCTTCCGGGCAAACCGGCATTCTCCGGCGGGCTGGCGATCGAGTCTAATCTTGGCACCATTTACTCGACCAATATCACGCCGGATAAACAGCACGGCATTGGCAATTACAGCGAGCAGCAGTTCTCGGACGCGGTGCGCAAAGGCGTGCTGCCTGACGGCACGCGCCTCTACCCGGCGATGCCGTATCCGGATTACGCCAAAATCAGCGATGCCGATATGCACGCGCTCTACGCTTACTTTATGCAGGACGTGAAGCCGAGCGCCGAGCAGCCGCCGGAAACCGATCTCAGCTTCCCGTTCAGCCAGCGCTGGGGCATGCGTTTTTGGAACTGGGCCTTTACCAGCGATAAACCGTTCCAGCCCATTGGCGGGGCAACGGCGGAAGTCAATCGCGGGGCCTACCTGGTGGAGAGCCTCGGCCACTGCGGCAGCTGCCATACGCCACGCGGCATAGGTATGAACGAGAAAGCCCTCGACAGCAGCGACAGCAAGTTCCTCTCCGGCGGGTCACTGAACGGCTGGGAAGTCCCCTCGCTGCGCGGCCTGCCGAACTGGACCGGGCAGGAAACCGTGGATTACCTGGCGACCGGGCGTAACGATAAAGCGGCGGTGGGGGGGGAAATGACCTCGGTTATCGAGCACAGTACCTCGTGGATGACGGAAGCGGACCTCAAGGCAATCACTGCCTACCTGAAGTTTATCGGCGGCAACCCGCCTGCTCCGGCGGCAGCAACCCACAGCGTGAGCCCGACCGAAGCTAAACTGACGGCGGCGAAAAACCTGACCACCGGCGAGCGCCTGTACCTCGATAACTGTGGTGCCTGCCACTTCGTTACCGGTAAGGGCGCGCCGCGCATCTTCCCGCAGCTGGACCAGGCGACGATTGTTAATGCCGGCGATCCGACCGGGCTTATCCATACCATTCTGGCCGGTGCGCAGCAGCCCTCCACCGCTAAAGCACCGTCGACGCTGGCGATGCCGGGCTTTGCCAACCGCCTGAGCGACGATGAGGTGGCGCAGCTGGCGACCTTTATCCGCCAGGGCTGGAGTAATAAAGCCGCTGCGGTGAGCGCCGACCAGGTGCAAGAGGTCAGGGCAAACCTGAAAAAATAGTCCCCTGTCAAACCCGCCGCCCGGCGGGTTTTTTTTCGTCTGCTCAGTAAACAACCTGCGCTGTCACCGACAGTGTCTATACTGGTAGCTGACTAAACAACCGGAGGATAACAATGACCATTCATAAGAAAGGACAGGCACACTGGGAAGGCGACATCAAAAAAGGTAAAGGCACCATCACTACCGAAAGTGGTGCGCTAAGCCAGCAGCCCTACGGTTTCAATACCCGCTTTGAAGGCAAACCAGGCACCAATCCGGAAGAGCTGATTGGCGCGGCACACTCCGCCTGCTTCTCCATGGCGCTGTCGCTGATGCTGGGCAACGAAGGCTACACCCCTGAAAGCATCGATACCGTTGCCGATGTGTCACTGGATAAAAAAGGGGATGGGTTCGCCATCACGAAAATTGAGCTGCAGAGCAAGGTAGTACTGCCGGGCATTGATAAAGATAAGTTCGACAGCATCATCCAGAAGGCCAAAGCGGGCTGCCCGGTCTCGCAGGTGCTTAACGCTGAGATCACCCTTGACTACCAGCTGAACTAACGGCGGCTTGTCATACGGTTAAGTAAGGATTGCGTTAAGAAGGTGAAAATAAGACGCTAATCATTCGGTTTTAGGAGTTCGTGAGATAGGGAA
This window harbors:
- a CDS encoding gluconate 2-dehydrogenase subunit 3 family protein; translation: MLLQKETTRRKFLIGSLLALPLGEMVFKGLTAAQAAEMAAPELTEYQPIFFSSDEWQFILAACDSLIPAGGKGKAPGALETNVPIFIDQQIHGDSGDEIYMKGPFDAHAPATMGYQIPFRPQQIYKTGIKLANQWCQQNHQKPFHQLSAQDKDSVLTQLQKNDIKFADLGEPDLKASQFFSGLLADTKHGYLSDPMYGGNKGMKAWIAIGFPGARASYLEWVKQHNVPYPLGPISIKGERA
- a CDS encoding GMC family oxidoreductase, yielding MSQINKEEVDVVVVGLGWAGSLMSIELAMAGLKVRALERGADRGYEEFAYPKPADEYAYAVRNKVMATTAEAAVTVRYNMSQTALPTRKWGAFCPGNGVGGSGLHWTAVLIRPTPTDLKLKTYADQAYGPGVLQDDMRIMDFPFSWEEIEPYYEKFEMICGQSGTTGNLRGQILEGGDPFEGPRANPMPLPALEDTLNNTLFVKAAKKLGYHPFPNPSACVSRAWTNPYGNQIAPCNYCGYCSKYPCLNYSKASPQTAVMDALKRMDNFSYEVHANVMKVVLHDDKKTAKGVIYIDKDGNECFQPAKIVVLSSFQFCNVRLMLLSGIGKPYNPITEDGVVGRNYAFLSNGGATLFFKDQNFNPFATAGATGQMFNDISPGNFDGPGLGFIGGAKIHSSQATGTPISTALPKGTPSWGAGWKEGMEEWYGHSMKISITTTCMSYRDIYLDLDPNYTDDYGYPLLRMTFDWKQNELKLQQHLKGIVSNITKELNPDSFSESFLPMDAHFDLTKYVSTHNVGGAVMGDNPQTSALNKYLQSWDVHNVFVPGGNAFPQNFQANPTDTIGAITLMAAQAIKDIYLKNPGPMVQA
- a CDS encoding c-type cytochrome, with translation MTMMNFKRLLLANAVLLAATFAASAQADDSLVKQGEYISRLGDCGACHTLPGKPAFSGGLAIESNLGTIYSTNITPDKQHGIGNYSEQQFSDAVRKGVLPDGTRLYPAMPYPDYAKISDADMHALYAYFMQDVKPSAEQPPETDLSFPFSQRWGMRFWNWAFTSDKPFQPIGGATAEVNRGAYLVESLGHCGSCHTPRGIGMNEKALDSSDSKFLSGGSLNGWEVPSLRGLPNWTGQETVDYLATGRNDKAAVGGEMTSVIEHSTSWMTEADLKAITAYLKFIGGNPPAPAAATHSVSPTEAKLTAAKNLTTGERLYLDNCGACHFVTGKGAPRIFPQLDQATIVNAGDPTGLIHTILAGAQQPSTAKAPSTLAMPGFANRLSDDEVAQLATFIRQGWSNKAAAVSADQVQEVRANLKK
- a CDS encoding OsmC family protein, whose product is MTIHKKGQAHWEGDIKKGKGTITTESGALSQQPYGFNTRFEGKPGTNPEELIGAAHSACFSMALSLMLGNEGYTPESIDTVADVSLDKKGDGFAITKIELQSKVVLPGIDKDKFDSIIQKAKAGCPVSQVLNAEITLDYQLN